The Geothrix sp. genome window below encodes:
- a CDS encoding tetratricopeptide repeat protein gives MVRPWLKLLDPGLTALKTAIGTGFDERMALARALNGRARHEEAREILDQLLAEDRSHAEAWFERLLCLSDHTNEEEGLELLGQLESLRDEHPGHAGHLRNLGYLRLLLQDLDGAELALQQALAQKGEDPKSLELAGLVQLHRNHPAEAKGWLLKALSLKPRDPRTLRLLAIAMEQLGDWTGAEAQLVAALQAEDAYYWGWHALGELLLKRGDLAEGLRCIQRARSLHVCDPASYFILAEIFSEQGHLELAQGQLHTLMLLAPPAPVMAEAQALLGELKRDMGDRDGALSYFSLATETDPDASNPWAALGDMAREDARWEDALRCYREALMREPDAADLQVQLGYALLETRQGPAAEQAFLQALELDPSEYSAYLGLSEVYRFANRREDQVKMVDQAMALAPEDSDVWNARGVALEVTDRWKEATEAYEKALSLEPQHRKAANNLGFVLEKRMDNGEPELRSRAIEAWKQRLLICSDEGQSLKMATEHLASLGVGEETLREWLRPEFLAAGMEG, from the coding sequence ATGGTACGCCCTTGGCTCAAGCTGCTGGACCCCGGCCTGACGGCCCTCAAGACCGCCATCGGGACCGGTTTCGACGAGCGCATGGCCCTGGCGCGCGCCCTGAACGGACGCGCCCGCCACGAGGAGGCCCGGGAGATCCTGGACCAGCTCCTGGCCGAGGATCGTTCCCATGCCGAAGCCTGGTTCGAGCGGCTCCTCTGCCTGAGCGACCACACCAATGAAGAAGAGGGGCTCGAGCTGCTGGGCCAGCTGGAATCCCTGCGGGACGAGCACCCGGGCCACGCGGGCCATCTCCGCAACCTCGGGTACCTGCGCCTGCTGCTCCAGGATCTCGATGGCGCCGAACTCGCCCTACAACAGGCCCTCGCGCAGAAAGGCGAGGATCCCAAGTCCCTCGAACTTGCGGGGCTGGTGCAGCTGCACCGCAACCACCCTGCGGAGGCCAAGGGCTGGCTCCTGAAGGCCCTCAGCCTGAAACCCCGGGATCCGCGCACCCTCCGTCTCCTGGCCATCGCCATGGAGCAGCTGGGCGATTGGACCGGCGCCGAGGCCCAGCTGGTGGCGGCCCTCCAGGCCGAGGACGCCTACTACTGGGGCTGGCATGCCCTGGGTGAACTGCTCCTCAAGCGCGGCGATCTCGCCGAAGGTCTCCGCTGCATCCAGCGGGCCCGCAGCCTGCATGTCTGCGATCCCGCCAGCTACTTCATCCTCGCGGAGATCTTCAGCGAGCAGGGGCACCTGGAGCTGGCCCAGGGCCAGCTGCACACCCTCATGCTCCTGGCGCCGCCGGCCCCGGTGATGGCCGAGGCCCAGGCGCTGCTCGGCGAGCTGAAGCGCGACATGGGCGACCGCGATGGCGCGCTGTCCTACTTCTCCCTCGCCACGGAGACCGACCCCGACGCCTCGAATCCCTGGGCCGCCCTGGGCGACATGGCCCGCGAGGACGCGCGCTGGGAGGATGCCCTCCGCTGCTACCGCGAGGCCCTCATGCGCGAGCCCGACGCCGCGGACCTCCAGGTCCAGCTCGGCTACGCCCTCCTGGAGACGCGGCAGGGCCCGGCCGCCGAGCAGGCCTTCCTCCAGGCCCTCGAGCTCGACCCCAGCGAGTACAGCGCCTACCTCGGCCTCTCCGAGGTCTACCGCTTCGCCAACCGCCGCGAGGATCAGGTGAAGATGGTGGATCAGGCCATGGCCCTGGCCCCCGAGGATTCCGATGTCTGGAACGCCCGGGGCGTGGCCCTGGAAGTCACGGATCGCTGGAAGGAGGCCACCGAGGCCTACGAGAAGGCTCTCTCGCTTGAGCCCCAGCACCGCAAGGCCGCCAACAACCTGGGCTTCGTCCTCGAGAAGCGCATGGACAACGGCGAACCGGAGCTGCGCAGCCGGGCCATCGAGGCCTGGAAGCAGCGCCTGCTCATCTGCAGCGACGAAGGCCAGAGCCTGAAGATGGCCACCGAGCACCTCGCCAGCCTCGGCGTCGGAGAAGAGACGCTGCGGGAATGGCTGAGGCCGGAATTCCTCGCAGCCGGCATGGAAGGCTGA
- the smc gene encoding chromosome segregation protein SMC → MRLISLELHGFKSFADAQKLSFPGGMTAVVGPNGCGKSNISDSLAWVLGEQRASMLRGAEMADVIFAGTAQRRATGLAEVKLVLEMPDPALPGSTREVTISRRLYRDTGSEYRINGREARLKDVQDLLLDTGMGTRAYSFIQQGQIDLILSSKPKDRRLLLEEAAGITRYKLRRADAEKRLDETRANLQRLDDILYELNKQMDSLRRQAARARKAKELDEEIKVTQRILLAGKVVELEAAKRRLLDQLDQTERRVAELTAQVSEKASEVEALRLSLDEQQQAQAKRTSAILGLDQRLQLADQERSFQEDRRSEAQGHRSRLSEHIQALAARLAESGDSFTALEAQLKEAADRLGQREADLAKAEELLALAQGSLRHEEAELQALRERKAESQKEALARQKQRLGFQSQIAQLEGRLDGLNHEESVRAPRLEALQTEAGQVERTLEGLVAQLEQAEEAALDQRRRADQLEEVQRALAQDHHRAEAELDAAERRLRQLSDLLAKSFGDEAMQKGLTWLREQGARPRALVELLTVDEAVRPDLERLLGSWLQTLAVEASLVQRTAEAPGHLLLALDGVQAVPALPEGCEPLSAHLHWAGSERPLGRLLDRAFRCSDQALPALALAHPDLAFVSPGAIRLPFGPVQLGVSAPAASPLKLRVEQEEAKATREALLDRLEDLEARRASGGDETRAARERSVEIDEDLRVLRRRADSLKAQRTGLQAQLSEINAASERADALWEQIEGEIKRLQGLLRDLEAHPEEAGDAALDEAIHQAETLVREARQRLDGRRDERLEVARSRDAAWAERDGHERHLQLAQRGRFDLEAERQRLEAESADQASRVEACVKRLAELESESQELLRERETVQAQAQEAQPKLELDQEALRVQERGAREFQEALENARAQHQEVLIHGAQVQGSQEALAKEVELALGLEIPAFLAGISEAEREAWDEGELVHQTRLNELHGRRMDLGGVNPLAIQELEEAETRLTFMNEQRADVTAAIGNLESTIQEINATSEDRFREAFDFVNSRFQEVFREAFGGGNAHLSLEDPKNLLECGIEITAQPPGKTAKALTLLSGGEKALTAISLLFAIFHFKPSPFCVLDEVDAPLDEANVGRFAAMVQKMKADTQFIVITHQKPTMVAADTLYGVTMEEAGCSRLVSVQLREAEALV, encoded by the coding sequence GTGCGCCTGATCTCCCTCGAACTCCACGGATTCAAGTCCTTCGCTGATGCCCAGAAGCTCAGTTTCCCCGGCGGCATGACGGCCGTCGTGGGGCCGAACGGCTGCGGCAAGTCGAACATCTCCGACAGCCTGGCCTGGGTGCTGGGCGAGCAGCGGGCCTCCATGCTGCGCGGGGCTGAGATGGCCGATGTCATCTTCGCGGGCACCGCCCAGCGGCGGGCCACGGGCCTGGCCGAGGTGAAGCTGGTCCTGGAGATGCCCGATCCGGCCCTGCCGGGCTCGACCCGGGAGGTGACCATCTCCCGCAGGCTCTACCGCGACACCGGCAGCGAGTACCGCATCAACGGCCGCGAGGCCCGGCTGAAGGATGTCCAGGACCTGCTGCTGGACACGGGCATGGGTACCCGGGCCTACAGCTTCATCCAGCAGGGGCAGATCGACCTCATCCTCAGCAGCAAGCCCAAGGACCGGCGCCTGCTGCTGGAGGAGGCCGCCGGCATCACACGGTACAAACTGCGCCGCGCCGACGCCGAGAAGCGCCTGGACGAGACCCGGGCGAACCTGCAGCGCCTCGACGACATCCTCTATGAACTGAACAAGCAGATGGACTCGCTCCGCCGCCAGGCGGCCCGGGCCCGGAAGGCCAAGGAACTGGACGAGGAGATCAAGGTCACCCAGCGCATCCTGCTGGCCGGCAAGGTGGTGGAGCTGGAGGCGGCCAAGCGGCGCCTCCTCGACCAGCTGGATCAGACTGAGCGCCGGGTGGCGGAACTCACGGCCCAGGTTTCGGAAAAGGCTTCGGAAGTGGAGGCCCTGCGCCTCTCCTTGGACGAGCAGCAGCAGGCGCAGGCCAAGCGCACCAGCGCCATCCTCGGGCTGGATCAGCGTCTGCAGCTGGCGGACCAGGAGCGCAGCTTCCAGGAGGATCGCCGGAGCGAGGCCCAGGGGCACCGGAGCCGGTTGAGCGAGCACATCCAGGCCCTGGCGGCGCGGCTGGCGGAATCCGGGGATTCCTTCACGGCGCTCGAAGCCCAGTTGAAGGAGGCTGCGGACCGCCTCGGTCAGCGGGAGGCTGACCTGGCCAAGGCCGAGGAACTCCTGGCCCTGGCCCAGGGTTCGTTGCGCCACGAGGAAGCGGAGCTTCAGGCCCTGCGGGAGCGCAAGGCCGAATCCCAGAAGGAGGCGCTGGCCCGCCAGAAGCAGCGCCTCGGATTCCAGAGTCAGATCGCCCAGCTCGAAGGCCGGCTGGATGGCCTCAACCATGAAGAGTCGGTGCGTGCCCCGCGCCTGGAGGCGCTCCAGACCGAGGCCGGCCAGGTGGAGCGGACGCTGGAGGGCCTGGTCGCCCAGCTGGAACAGGCGGAGGAGGCTGCGCTGGACCAGCGCCGCCGGGCGGATCAGCTGGAGGAAGTCCAGCGGGCCCTGGCCCAGGATCACCACCGGGCCGAGGCCGAACTGGACGCCGCGGAACGGCGCCTGCGTCAGCTCTCGGACCTGTTGGCCAAGAGCTTCGGCGATGAGGCCATGCAGAAGGGACTCACCTGGCTCCGCGAGCAGGGGGCCCGGCCGCGGGCCCTGGTGGAGCTTCTCACCGTCGATGAGGCCGTCCGGCCGGACCTGGAGCGCCTCCTGGGGAGCTGGCTCCAGACCCTCGCGGTGGAGGCTTCGCTGGTTCAGCGCACCGCCGAGGCTCCGGGCCATCTCCTGCTGGCCCTCGACGGGGTGCAGGCGGTTCCCGCGCTGCCCGAAGGCTGCGAGCCCCTGAGCGCCCATCTCCACTGGGCCGGCTCCGAGCGGCCCCTCGGCCGGCTGCTGGATCGCGCCTTCCGTTGTTCGGACCAGGCCCTTCCGGCCCTGGCCCTGGCCCATCCGGACCTGGCCTTCGTGTCGCCGGGCGCCATCCGCCTGCCCTTCGGCCCCGTCCAGTTGGGCGTGTCCGCGCCGGCAGCCTCGCCGCTCAAGCTGCGCGTGGAGCAGGAGGAGGCCAAAGCCACCCGCGAGGCCCTGCTGGACCGCCTGGAGGACCTGGAGGCCCGGCGCGCCAGCGGAGGCGACGAGACCCGGGCGGCCCGGGAGCGGTCCGTGGAGATCGACGAGGATCTGCGGGTCCTGCGCCGTCGTGCGGACTCGCTGAAGGCCCAGAGGACGGGGCTCCAGGCCCAGCTCTCGGAGATCAACGCCGCCAGCGAGCGGGCCGACGCCCTGTGGGAACAAATCGAAGGCGAGATCAAGCGTCTGCAGGGCCTGCTGCGCGACCTGGAGGCGCATCCCGAGGAAGCGGGCGACGCTGCCCTGGATGAGGCCATCCATCAGGCCGAGACCCTCGTCCGCGAGGCCCGTCAGCGACTGGACGGGCGCCGCGATGAGCGCCTGGAGGTGGCCCGGAGCCGCGATGCGGCTTGGGCGGAGCGCGACGGTCACGAACGCCACCTCCAGCTGGCCCAGCGGGGTCGGTTCGACCTGGAGGCCGAGCGCCAGCGCCTGGAAGCGGAATCCGCCGACCAGGCCTCGCGGGTGGAGGCCTGTGTAAAGCGCCTGGCGGAGCTGGAATCCGAGTCCCAGGAGCTGCTGCGGGAGCGGGAAACCGTTCAGGCGCAGGCGCAGGAGGCCCAGCCGAAGCTGGAACTGGATCAGGAGGCCCTGCGTGTGCAGGAGCGGGGCGCCCGCGAGTTCCAGGAGGCCCTGGAGAACGCCCGGGCCCAGCACCAGGAAGTGCTGATCCATGGGGCCCAGGTGCAGGGCAGCCAGGAGGCGCTGGCCAAGGAAGTGGAACTGGCTCTGGGGCTGGAGATCCCCGCCTTCCTCGCCGGCATCAGCGAGGCCGAGCGCGAGGCCTGGGACGAGGGCGAGCTGGTGCACCAGACCCGCCTCAATGAGCTGCACGGCCGGCGCATGGACCTGGGCGGCGTGAACCCCCTGGCCATCCAGGAACTGGAAGAGGCGGAGACCCGCCTGACCTTCATGAATGAGCAGCGGGCGGATGTCACCGCCGCCATCGGGAACCTGGAATCCACCATCCAGGAGATCAATGCCACCAGCGAGGACCGTTTCCGCGAGGCCTTCGACTTCGTGAACAGCCGCTTCCAGGAAGTGTTCCGGGAGGCCTTCGGCGGCGGCAACGCCCATCTCAGCCTGGAGGATCCGAAGAACCTGCTGGAGTGCGGCATCGAGATCACGGCCCAGCCCCCCGGCAAGACCGCCAAGGCGCTCACCCTGCTGAGCGGCGGCGAGAAGGCCCTCACGGCCATCTCGCTGCTCTTCGCCATCTTCCACTTCAAGCCCAGCCCCTTCTGTGTGCTGGACGAGGTGGACGCGCCCCTGGATGAGGCCAATGTGGGCCGCTTCGCCGCCATGGTGCAGAAGATGAAAGCCGACACCCAGTTCATCGTCATCACGCACCAGAAGCCCACGATGGTCGCCGCGGACACCCTCTATGGCGTCACCATGGAAGAAGCCGGCTGCTCCCGGCTGGTGAGCGTGCAGCTGCGGGAGGCCGAGGCGCTGGTGTGA